TGGCAACAGTGGTAATGCTGGCTGCATCCAGTGGAATAAATGCCATGGACCAGTAATTTTTTCCATTCAGGGCAGAGGTGTAGGTATCCCCATTTTGGGTCCAGACACTGCCGACAGGAGCATAAACGGCAAAATCTGCCCCGTTCCTTGCATCGGTAATGATCAACATTTCGTCCTCAATGACAACGGAACCCTGGGTGATCTTAATTTGAGCTTCATCGGCAGAATCTTTGGTAAAATACAAAAATGGCATGCCGATACCCGCGGTGGTCTGAAAGTGATGCGTTGCATTGCTCCAATCCATGGTAACCGTCCAGTCAGAAAAATCAGCGACGTTTGCTGCCGCTGCATTTAACCCCGTCACCCCTACCGTGACCGGCAAAACATCATCAATCACGCCCCAGGGGATATACGTTACGACTAAACCGCTATTGACCGTTTTAAGCGTATAGGGGTAATTGAATAAATTGTCTGCATGACTATTTTTTATCTTAGCCGACCACCAATCGTTTGTTGGAACCGGTTTGGTTGCCGCAATTCCAGTAGTAAAAGGGGTGCCTGACGGATAGGTATTTCTACCCGCAGCATCCACTCCAGGGAATTGAGTGGTATAACTACCACTGCCCACGTTCACAATTTGCCCGGATGAGTCAAAACAAAAGTAACCAACCAACAAAAAAATAAGGTTGAATTTCAAAAGGTAGAAACGTTGATTTTTCATCTGTTTAAAAATTTATTAATGTTTTGAAAATGAAGTGATTAACAAATTTTTAAACAGATGTAACCACTACGTTTTCGCATAAACTTTTTTAATCATAGGTGAATGGTATGCCTGCCTGGCAGCAGACAGGCTTAAAAAAGTTTATGCTCATTTCATATTTAAATATTCTGGAAAAAATGAAGGCTTTTTTGATTTATGGAGAAAACCAGGGCATTTATAATCATTTGCCCTTGGTCCATGTATGGCGCTTCAAGTCAAAGTAAAATATTATTCAGTTCAAATATCGTTTTGTAAATATTTTAAAAAGAATATTATACTACGACAATTGCACTACCTCAGCAATAATAATTAGAAATTTCTGAGTTTGGAAGATGATTTGTTGCAGGCGTTAAATCCTGTACATAGAAAAGAGGAAAAGTAAGGGGCAGGAATTAACCCCAAAAATTACTGAAAGGAATTCAGCCAGTTCAGCATTACTTTTTCAACAGACAATAATCCTTCAAAATTGAGGTATTCTATGTCATCCGTCGTTTTATGGTAATCGATGTGCCGGCCAGTGGTAAAGGTTACCACAGATATATTGCGTTCCAGGAACCACTTTGTATCCAGGATACCGACGCGGTCAAAAGTGCTTTTCACCAGCCTGACCTTTTCTGCTTGCGCTCCGGAAAATGAAGTCAATAAATCCGGAGAACAATCGTAATACAAGGCGCCACTATTATCCAGGCGACCCACCATATCAAAATTCATCGTAAAGGCGATGGGTTTGTACTTCTTTTTTAAATGACCTGCGAAATATTTAGACCCAAATAATCCTATCTCATGCCCGGAATAGGCTACAAAAAGAAAATTATACCGAGCCTTTTTTTGGGCAAGTATTCTCGCCATGTCCAACATTAAAGCCACACCGGAAGCATTGTCGTCCGCTCCATTGTGCACTTCATCGGTCTTTTTACTCAGGGAACGTGATCCTCCCAGCCCCAGGTGATCATAGTGGGCCGAAATGACAATGGTCTTTTTTGCGTGGTTATTCACAAATCCTATAACATTCTGTGACTTTAAACGCAGGGAATCCAGCTCAATCCTGAAATATTGATGCCTGACCTGGCAATGCGGAATTTTGTGGAATTCCTGTGCGATGAAATCGGCGGCCAGCACTTCCTGTTCAGACCCCGTGGCTCTGCCCTGCATTTCATCGGATGCGAGAAATCCCACCACCTTTTTCATATAATCAATGCTAAGTGAATCCGACGGCTGACTGGATAGT
This sequence is a window from Lewinellaceae bacterium. Protein-coding genes within it:
- a CDS encoding M28 family peptidase, coding for MALSSQPSDSLSIDYMKKVVGFLASDEMQGRATGSEQEVLAADFIAQEFHKIPHCQVRHQYFRIELDSLRLKSQNVIGFVNNHAKKTIVISAHYDHLGLGGSRSLSKKTDEVHNGADDNASGVALMLDMARILAQKKARYNFLFVAYSGHEIGLFGSKYFAGHLKKKYKPIAFTMNFDMVGRLDNSGALYYDCSPDLLTSFSGAQAEKVRLVKSTFDRVGILDTKWFLERNISVVTFTTGRHIDYHKTTDDIEYLNFEGLLSVEKVMLNWLNSFQ